A genomic window from Parvularcula sp. LCG005 includes:
- a CDS encoding DUF2946 family protein, whose translation MSVLSPPKLLRFWAMVVIAITVVIAPAAAELHVDLGKEATCESTAEHASSEAPGEDKSEHKQHHAHHCGGCHFHVLSPNLNGGDTSIYAAALAPFMSDLGPGLPKPEGPFRPPRS comes from the coding sequence ATGAGTGTCTTGTCGCCGCCAAAATTGCTGCGTTTCTGGGCCATGGTTGTTATCGCGATCACGGTCGTAATCGCGCCTGCAGCAGCGGAATTGCATGTTGACCTTGGTAAAGAGGCCACATGCGAGAGCACTGCCGAGCATGCAAGTTCTGAGGCGCCGGGCGAGGACAAATCCGAGCACAAGCAGCATCATGCCCATCATTGCGGCGGCTGTCACTTTCACGTTTTGAGCCCGAATTTGAACGGGGGCGACACGTCGATTTATGCCGCCGCTCTCGCTCCGTTCATGAGCGATTTAGGCCCTGGCCTTCCTAAGCCTGAAGGCCCCTTCCGGCCTCCTCGTAGCTGA